From Humisphaera borealis, the proteins below share one genomic window:
- a CDS encoding sulfatase family protein, which yields MGSRSLLARLPALILATFVTAVASHADGADPVRPNILLILSDDHSYPYLGCYGDPVVKTPNLDRFASEGMKFERAFTSAPQCVLSRAAILTGRSPVACRISRFNSPLPPDVVTLPEILRKDAGYFTGVCRRSFHLDGSTGKGASDLTKELYESHKMQTWDRRVDYLDRNSPPAMTVPKVNEFLDKLPAGKPFFLWVNFNDPHHPWDAGAIAKPYDPSKIKLPVSLPDLSGVRADLARYLGEIARMDGEFQSVLDQLSKRNLLDNTIVVFMGDNGMAFPHGKGSLYDPGLNVPLLIRWPGRIKPGGSSQTLISGEDITPTLLDAAGCKSLPEMTGRSFLALLTGGNYEARKFLFGQRGVHGSATFDETTKASGYDLGRCVRSDRYKLIYNCTPNQVYAPVDSAGDPGWKQMVAANAEGKLATEFSKAYFSNPRPIYELYDLEKDPGELENLAGRKETRDVEMSLKRALHEKMIVDYDYLPLPLK from the coding sequence ATGGGATCTCGATCACTTCTCGCGCGTTTACCGGCGCTGATTCTCGCGACGTTTGTCACGGCCGTCGCGTCGCACGCTGATGGCGCAGACCCGGTCCGCCCGAACATCCTGCTGATCCTCTCTGATGACCACAGCTACCCTTACCTGGGCTGCTACGGCGATCCGGTCGTCAAGACGCCTAACCTCGATCGTTTCGCGTCCGAAGGCATGAAGTTCGAGCGCGCATTCACCTCAGCGCCCCAGTGCGTGCTGTCGCGGGCGGCAATCCTCACCGGACGATCGCCCGTGGCGTGCCGGATCAGCCGGTTCAATTCCCCCCTGCCACCAGACGTCGTAACCCTGCCGGAGATTCTGCGGAAAGACGCCGGTTACTTTACTGGTGTTTGCCGGCGAAGCTTTCATCTCGACGGCTCGACGGGTAAGGGGGCCAGCGACCTGACCAAGGAGCTTTACGAAAGCCACAAGATGCAGACCTGGGATAGGCGGGTGGACTATCTCGACCGGAACTCGCCTCCCGCCATGACGGTGCCGAAGGTCAACGAGTTCCTCGACAAACTTCCGGCCGGCAAGCCTTTCTTCCTTTGGGTCAACTTCAACGACCCGCACCATCCATGGGACGCCGGAGCAATCGCCAAGCCTTACGACCCGAGCAAGATCAAGTTGCCGGTATCGTTGCCCGATCTATCGGGCGTTCGGGCGGATCTGGCGCGGTATCTGGGTGAGATTGCCCGGATGGACGGGGAGTTCCAATCGGTGCTCGATCAGCTTTCGAAGCGCAACTTGCTCGACAACACAATCGTTGTGTTTATGGGAGACAACGGCATGGCGTTTCCACATGGCAAAGGGTCGCTCTACGATCCGGGCCTTAATGTGCCGTTGCTGATTCGGTGGCCGGGGCGAATCAAACCAGGCGGCAGCTCGCAGACGCTGATCTCGGGGGAAGACATCACGCCAACTCTCCTTGATGCAGCGGGATGCAAATCTCTCCCCGAAATGACCGGTCGAAGCTTCCTTGCCCTTCTGACAGGCGGTAACTACGAAGCTCGCAAATTCCTCTTCGGTCAACGCGGCGTCCACGGAAGCGCGACGTTCGATGAAACCACCAAGGCCAGCGGCTATGACCTGGGTCGCTGCGTGCGGTCCGATCGCTACAAGCTGATCTACAACTGCACGCCCAACCAGGTGTACGCACCCGTTGATAGCGCAGGTGATCCGGGCTGGAAGCAGATGGTCGCAGCGAACGCCGAAGGAAAACTCGCCACGGAGTTCAGCAAAGCGTACTTCTCGAATCCTCGGCCGATTTACGAGCTGTATGACCTGGAGAAAGACCCGGGCGAGCTCGAGAATCTCGCCGGCCGCAAGGAAACAAGGGACGTGGAGATGTCCCTTAAACGGGCGTTACACGAGAAGATGATCGTGGACTACGACTACCTTCCCCTGCCGCTCAAATAG
- a CDS encoding transglutaminase-like domain-containing protein: MRIRVGFDIQFDLPAPAPMILTLNLHPSRSPTVIQPESLTVEPFAPISFYYDVFGNCCGRVTAPGGRVRFTNDAIVSDTGELDAYQPTAIQHRLEDLPSDAMQFLLASRYCEVDLLKDEAWRLFSQTPMGWGRVQAVCDFVHNHLRFDYKTARVTRTALEAYRERQGVCRDFTHLAITFCRSLNIPARYATGYLGDIGIPADPSPMDFSAWFEVYLDGRWWTFDARHNKRRIGRVLMARGRDAVDVPLTTTFGASTLQKFHIWCDELR, from the coding sequence ATGAGAATTCGCGTCGGTTTTGATATCCAGTTTGATCTTCCCGCGCCCGCCCCGATGATCCTGACGCTGAATCTTCATCCGTCACGATCGCCGACCGTCATCCAACCCGAATCGCTTACGGTCGAGCCGTTCGCCCCGATATCGTTCTATTACGATGTGTTCGGGAATTGCTGCGGAAGGGTCACGGCCCCGGGCGGCAGGGTTCGGTTCACCAATGACGCCATCGTCTCGGACACCGGCGAACTCGACGCCTACCAGCCGACTGCCATCCAGCACCGATTGGAAGATCTGCCGTCGGACGCGATGCAATTCCTGCTCGCAAGCCGCTACTGCGAGGTCGATCTGTTGAAGGACGAAGCCTGGCGGCTGTTCTCGCAAACGCCGATGGGATGGGGACGGGTACAGGCGGTCTGCGACTTCGTCCACAACCATCTTCGCTTCGATTACAAGACGGCGCGCGTCACCCGGACGGCTTTGGAGGCCTACCGCGAGCGGCAAGGCGTCTGCCGCGACTTCACCCATCTGGCGATCACATTCTGCCGCTCACTGAACATTCCGGCACGCTACGCGACCGGGTATCTCGGCGACATCGGTATTCCGGCGGACCCGTCGCCCATGGACTTCAGTGCCTGGTTCGAAGTCTACCTTGACGGAAGATGGTGGACGTTTGACGCCCGACACAACAAGCGTCGCATCGGCCGGGTGTTGATGGCTCGCGGGCGGGATGCCGTGGACGTTCCGCTGACGACGACCTTTGGAGCTTCAACGCTGCAGAAGTTTCACATCTGGTGTGACGAACTGCGCTGA
- a CDS encoding purple acid phosphatase family protein yields MSYPSRRAFLASSLAALAGARALGADADSKAGPATKPSTLPSTQPTAPLAVEDAAFQPSTLFLTWQRDPTTTMTVQWIGVTGETADTRVYCSTAVGVSERLGLWPMTATPKIKPYPMTDFKVFRAELTGLQPDTTYYFRIGKSSPIYNFRTMPARATNTISFISGGDCGVNSHAIANNIQAARQDPMFAVVGGDLGYDNGKSVDISLAFIRNYSKHMIAPGGRLIPMIPCIGNHEVDGGYGKKREKAPFYYALFDGLFPDTGYNTLDFGDYLSLVLLDTGHTSEIGGEQASWLENQLKARVDHPNVFAVNHVPAYPSYRKMGTTAEKGAPAKAGTGSGNRQHWCPLFDKYRVPVVLEHHDHTFKRTKPLIDGMANDNGVLYLGDGSWGRLRNPNTPDKLTHLAVTSRDYHLSLHRIQGQERFHIALDENGRVMDVGHSGQRTKGLVQVKE; encoded by the coding sequence ATGTCATATCCCAGCCGCCGTGCTTTTCTTGCATCTTCATTGGCTGCCCTGGCGGGTGCTCGCGCTTTGGGTGCCGATGCAGACTCGAAGGCGGGGCCGGCAACCAAGCCATCAACCCTCCCGTCTACTCAGCCCACGGCGCCGCTGGCGGTTGAAGACGCGGCATTTCAACCGTCAACGCTCTTTCTGACTTGGCAGCGGGATCCGACGACGACCATGACCGTCCAATGGATCGGCGTCACCGGAGAAACCGCCGACACCAGGGTTTACTGTTCAACGGCCGTCGGAGTATCCGAGCGACTCGGCCTTTGGCCGATGACCGCGACGCCGAAGATCAAGCCGTATCCGATGACGGACTTCAAGGTCTTCCGCGCGGAACTGACGGGCCTTCAGCCCGACACGACCTATTACTTCCGCATCGGCAAAAGCTCTCCGATCTACAACTTCCGGACGATGCCCGCCAGGGCGACCAATACGATCAGTTTCATTTCTGGTGGCGATTGCGGCGTGAACAGCCATGCGATCGCGAACAACATTCAGGCTGCGCGGCAGGACCCGATGTTTGCTGTCGTCGGTGGCGACCTTGGCTACGACAACGGCAAGAGCGTCGACATCAGCCTGGCGTTCATCCGCAACTACAGCAAGCACATGATCGCGCCCGGCGGCAGATTGATTCCGATGATCCCCTGCATCGGCAACCACGAAGTCGACGGTGGCTACGGAAAGAAGCGGGAGAAGGCCCCGTTCTACTATGCCCTGTTCGACGGCCTGTTTCCGGATACCGGTTACAACACCCTCGATTTCGGTGACTACCTGAGCCTCGTGCTGCTCGATACAGGTCACACGTCGGAAATCGGCGGAGAACAGGCATCGTGGCTCGAAAACCAGTTGAAAGCCCGGGTTGACCACCCGAATGTATTCGCGGTCAATCACGTGCCCGCCTATCCGTCGTACCGGAAGATGGGTACGACGGCCGAGAAGGGTGCGCCCGCCAAAGCCGGTACCGGTTCGGGCAACCGGCAGCACTGGTGCCCTCTGTTCGATAAGTACCGCGTGCCCGTCGTGCTTGAACACCACGACCATACGTTCAAACGCACCAAGCCCCTGATCGACGGCATGGCCAATGACAACGGCGTGCTCTACCTCGGCGATGGGTCTTGGGGCCGCCTGCGAAATCCAAACACGCCCGACAAACTCACCCACCTGGCCGTCACCAGCCGCGATTACCATTTATCGCTGCACCGCATTCAGGGCCAGGAACGCTTCCACATCGCGTTGGACGAAAACGGGCGAGTGATGGACGTCGGTCACAGCGGCCAGCGAACAAAAGGCCTGGTGCAGGTCAAGGAGTAA